Proteins co-encoded in one Waddlia chondrophila WSU 86-1044 genomic window:
- a CDS encoding RasGEF domain-containing protein yields MSIDSSTGFDSGALTHSQFTFNEKDGTVKLAASGKKYTVQIGGSTLDRNNKELIKMITDILDQVGQQEEFEYKDLSQTTITDEGVKTDQKEEEPRTYKIETHDESYKKITEIAQKVLSKPPVDSGRLVAEEGKGQNVEDLTKQSGSSSGFLEVEFEVLERGKLPETTEKVVSFSPVPQTKREKLKQVKERVLQFVSRSANFLIEKFKKTDHKTKTPSIEIELDKIGKSDESDELDKEIGREFTKCPLSKNSETDEFDHTTLSLKALEKIASETVNIDGKVKIRKEKKQSFIRAGHRIGKLKKRERGVGTGKKSLEAMKVVLKACQHHYSDVKEQHTLYSSVLEKFVKMEIKEEYFDIDQWLSEIEKNVPEEIKKSQELQDLKTALEEYKEKKDLSKIKDAKKNLEKQLKTKLNSLNQESQKIIRIVTSLTKLSTWGKAIMENYNQTLKPIISEIQPLKSPKDKWLKKEKFFNQVFNPEEEELRSNFEINYRWMMSSSEYIDLLKNRYQSNEKKLKDEEILDKKYLKEEQEIILKMVFNWSFSDKIAPSEIELLSDFVGLLDDRYQSNEEKLKDEEILDKKNLEEEQKIILEIKNKIEKKEVPAVSDVTPEDATQDFQADLAGVAAGKIKSKKREELLNKYLADITAFTSNTYLKILPSEFAKLAWSKSEKASTSPNLSKFSTQFNNLNQYFQYVILTVPDGKGGRKPSTIEEQARMIEFFIDLQTKAVKQGDLNTVAIINSALDSSSIFRLKKAWNDVPIKKIAQQKRNASYTSPESSYKAAREFQEGHPGGIPFMGIFLQDLTFFNDGNKLYQEDDSEVVNNDLIEKFSTTIKTALQGQQGRTMMRPKRNIEEEIKLASKQDDNTLYALSLQAQQRE; encoded by the coding sequence ATGAGCATCGACAGTTCTACAGGTTTTGATTCAGGAGCACTCACACACTCCCAATTTACATTCAATGAGAAAGATGGAACCGTTAAGCTGGCGGCGAGTGGCAAAAAATATACTGTCCAAATTGGCGGTAGTACCTTAGATCGCAATAATAAAGAACTGATTAAAATGATCACAGACATTCTGGATCAAGTGGGTCAGCAAGAAGAATTCGAGTATAAAGATTTAAGCCAGACAACAATTACTGATGAAGGGGTGAAAACTGATCAAAAAGAAGAGGAGCCAAGAACATATAAAATAGAAACACATGATGAAAGTTATAAAAAGATTACAGAAATTGCTCAAAAAGTGTTATCGAAACCGCCCGTTGATTCAGGAAGACTAGTTGCAGAAGAAGGTAAAGGACAAAATGTTGAAGATCTTACAAAACAATCGGGCTCAAGCTCTGGCTTTCTGGAAGTGGAATTTGAAGTATTGGAGAGAGGAAAACTTCCGGAAACTACTGAAAAGGTAGTATCATTCAGTCCTGTGCCGCAAACGAAGAGAGAAAAGCTAAAACAAGTTAAAGAGCGCGTTCTTCAGTTTGTTAGCAGGTCTGCCAATTTTCTAATCGAAAAGTTTAAAAAAACTGATCATAAAACGAAAACGCCTTCTATTGAAATAGAATTAGATAAAATCGGAAAATCAGATGAATCAGATGAACTTGATAAAGAAATCGGAAGAGAATTCACGAAGTGCCCTCTCTCTAAAAATAGCGAAACAGATGAGTTTGACCATACAACTCTTAGCCTGAAAGCGTTGGAGAAAATCGCTTCTGAAACGGTAAATATTGATGGAAAGGTCAAAATTCGAAAAGAAAAGAAACAGTCTTTTATTAGAGCCGGACACAGAATAGGAAAGCTGAAAAAGAGAGAGAGAGGAGTCGGAACAGGAAAGAAGTCTCTTGAAGCAATGAAAGTTGTTTTAAAGGCTTGTCAACATCACTATTCAGATGTTAAAGAGCAACACACACTCTACAGCTCTGTATTAGAAAAGTTCGTTAAGATGGAAATAAAGGAGGAATATTTTGACATTGATCAATGGCTTTCAGAAATAGAAAAAAATGTACCAGAAGAAATTAAAAAATCACAGGAATTACAAGATCTAAAAACTGCCTTAGAGGAATACAAAGAGAAAAAAGATCTTTCAAAAATAAAAGATGCAAAAAAAAACTTAGAGAAGCAATTAAAAACTAAGCTTAATTCATTGAATCAGGAATCTCAAAAAATTATCCGTATTGTCACATCATTGACAAAGCTCTCCACATGGGGTAAAGCAATAATGGAAAATTATAATCAGACGCTTAAACCGATAATCTCTGAGATTCAACCGCTTAAATCTCCAAAAGATAAATGGTTAAAAAAAGAGAAATTTTTTAATCAGGTTTTTAATCCTGAAGAAGAAGAGCTCAGATCTAATTTTGAAATAAATTATCGTTGGATGATGAGTTCTTCAGAATACATTGACTTATTAAAGAATCGTTATCAATCAAATGAAAAAAAACTCAAAGATGAGGAAATTTTAGATAAAAAATATTTGAAAGAAGAACAAGAAATTATCCTAAAAATGGTTTTTAATTGGAGTTTCAGCGATAAAATCGCCCCATCTGAAATTGAACTATTATCAGATTTTGTTGGATTATTAGATGATCGCTATCAATCAAATGAAGAAAAACTCAAAGATGAGGAAATTTTAGATAAAAAAAATTTGGAAGAAGAACAAAAAATTATCCTAGAAATAAAAAATAAAATTGAAAAAAAAGAAGTTCCTGCTGTATCGGATGTCACTCCTGAAGATGCAACTCAAGATTTCCAAGCGGATCTTGCAGGCGTTGCAGCAGGCAAGATCAAAAGCAAAAAACGTGAAGAACTGCTTAATAAATATCTTGCAGATATCACCGCTTTCACCAGCAACACCTACCTCAAGATTCTCCCTTCAGAATTTGCAAAGCTTGCATGGTCTAAATCAGAAAAGGCTTCAACAAGCCCAAATCTTTCAAAATTTTCTACACAGTTTAATAATCTTAACCAATATTTTCAGTATGTGATCTTAACTGTTCCTGACGGCAAAGGTGGACGTAAACCCTCTACTATCGAAGAGCAAGCCCGTATGATCGAGTTTTTCATTGATTTACAAACAAAGGCAGTCAAGCAAGGTGACCTTAATACAGTTGCGATCATCAATAGTGCTCTTGATAGTTCTTCTATTTTTCGATTAAAGAAAGCATGGAACGATGTTCCTATAAAAAAAATAGCTCAACAAAAAAGAAATGCCTCATATACAAGCCCTGAGTCTAGTTATAAAGCTGCAAGAGAATTTCAGGAAGGACATCCTGGAGGCATTCCATTTATGGGTATTTTTCTTCAAGATCTTACATTTTTTAACGATGGGAACAAGCTCTATCAAGAAGATGATTCCGAAGTAGTCAACAATGATCTGATCGAAAAGTTTTCAACAACCATCAAAACTGCACTTCAAGGCCAGCAAGGAAGAACGATGATGCGACCTAAAAGAAATATCGAAGAAGAGATTAAGTTAGCCAGTAAGCAAGACGATAACACTCTATACGCACTCTCTCTCCAAGCACAACAGAGAGAATAA
- the lgt gene encoding prolipoprotein diacylglyceryl transferase — MHLAWLHWDPPRFIFTLPFIHHPIAWYGVCFAIGFILGFFIILPMIRQKLSQTEKILPRDIASWPHVVQSLRQVSGKKEHPLYPIYQKLSQKTRENLNRLKIKQEPVELTKNDILQAVNHSYLAYGREKLEKLFGKGLLTLKELAVLLTDRLTWYIVIGTVVGARLGHVFFYEWPRYQQNPLEIIKVWEGGLASHGGALGVILALFLYQRSIREKFPEFNFLCLLDILCVPTAMTAVWIRIGNFMNQEIIGPVTTAPWAVVFAHPLEAEGGLPRHPTQLYEAFCYLITFIFLYTLWSRKRNQLKPGVLIGLFMILVFGSRFFVEFVKVSKGLMIDESFLLTGQYLSLPFIILGIFLLFCGKKLSKSSIF, encoded by the coding sequence ATGCATTTAGCTTGGTTACATTGGGATCCGCCTAGATTTATTTTTACACTTCCCTTCATCCATCACCCGATTGCGTGGTATGGAGTCTGTTTTGCAATAGGGTTTATCTTGGGATTTTTTATCATCCTCCCCATGATACGCCAAAAGTTGTCTCAAACAGAAAAGATCTTACCGAGAGATATCGCTAGCTGGCCTCATGTTGTTCAATCTCTTAGACAGGTTAGCGGAAAAAAAGAACACCCTCTTTATCCTATTTATCAAAAGCTCTCGCAAAAAACGCGAGAGAATTTGAATCGCTTGAAAATCAAGCAAGAGCCTGTAGAGTTAACAAAAAACGACATTTTGCAAGCGGTCAATCACTCCTATCTTGCTTATGGACGAGAAAAACTGGAGAAACTGTTCGGCAAAGGGTTGTTAACCCTTAAAGAACTTGCTGTTCTTCTTACAGACAGGCTTACTTGGTATATCGTGATTGGCACTGTTGTAGGCGCTCGCTTAGGTCATGTCTTTTTTTATGAATGGCCCCGTTATCAACAAAATCCTCTGGAAATCATTAAAGTTTGGGAAGGAGGCCTAGCCAGCCACGGCGGTGCGCTTGGTGTCATTCTTGCCCTGTTTTTATATCAACGCAGTATTCGTGAAAAATTTCCCGAATTTAATTTTCTTTGCTTGTTGGACATCCTTTGCGTTCCGACAGCAATGACGGCGGTTTGGATACGGATAGGCAATTTTATGAATCAGGAGATTATCGGTCCAGTAACCACAGCTCCTTGGGCTGTCGTCTTTGCTCACCCTCTTGAAGCTGAAGGAGGGCTGCCCCGCCATCCAACACAGTTATATGAAGCTTTCTGCTATCTAATCACATTCATTTTTCTCTATACATTGTGGAGTAGAAAACGGAATCAATTAAAACCGGGAGTTTTGATTGGCCTTTTTATGATTCTTGTTTTCGGCTCCCGTTTCTTTGTCGAATTTGTCAAAGTTTCCAAGGGATTGATGATTGACGAATCGTTCCTTCTTACAGGACAATATTTAAGCCTGCCGTTTATTATCCTAGGTATTTTCCTTCTCTTTTGTGGAAAGAAGCTTTCAAAGTCTTCAATTTTTTAA
- the ahcY gene encoding adenosylhomocysteinase, with protein MKPFKIKDNLDPQTGEGLRLAEWGRREIQLAEKEMPGLMALRREYSKSKPLEGARIAGCLHMTIETAVLIETLLLLGAEVRWSSCNIYSTQDHAAAAIAHQGVPVFAWKGMTEEEYFWCIEQTLMFEDGPLNLIIDDGGDLTNVVHDKFPNLLSKVVGLSEETTTGVRNLEKRFKSGALKVPAINVNDSVTKSKFDNYYGCKESVIDGIKRATDTMIAGKIVVVCGYGDVGKGCAEAMAGLGARVYVTEIDPICAYQAAMNGFPVVTVEMAAPMADIVITATGCKGVVRAEHMEMIKDGAILCNIGHFDCEIDVDWLNSNPDLSCVNIKPQVDQYIWKGGEKSLLLLAQGRLVNLGCAHGHPSFVMSNSFCNQILAQIELWTNQGDYPIGVHRLPKLLDEKVARLHLNKLSVHLTTLSEEQAEYLGISIEGPYKSDQYLY; from the coding sequence ATGAAACCTTTCAAAATCAAAGACAATCTCGATCCCCAAACCGGCGAAGGATTACGCCTTGCCGAATGGGGGCGCCGTGAAATTCAGCTGGCAGAAAAAGAGATGCCGGGGTTAATGGCCTTAAGGAGGGAATATAGCAAAAGCAAACCTTTGGAGGGTGCGAGGATCGCCGGGTGCTTGCACATGACTATCGAAACAGCGGTCTTGATCGAAACTCTTCTTCTTTTAGGTGCAGAGGTCAGATGGTCTTCTTGTAACATCTACTCTACCCAAGACCACGCTGCTGCTGCGATTGCTCATCAAGGCGTTCCTGTGTTTGCCTGGAAAGGAATGACTGAAGAAGAGTATTTTTGGTGCATTGAACAGACATTGATGTTTGAAGACGGCCCTCTGAATTTGATCATAGACGACGGCGGAGATCTCACCAACGTTGTTCACGATAAATTTCCGAACCTCCTTTCAAAAGTGGTCGGATTATCGGAGGAAACCACCACAGGAGTTCGCAATCTTGAAAAACGGTTTAAAAGCGGCGCTTTGAAGGTGCCTGCAATCAACGTCAATGATTCTGTGACAAAATCGAAATTTGACAACTATTATGGCTGTAAAGAGTCTGTCATTGACGGAATCAAACGTGCAACAGACACTATGATTGCAGGAAAGATCGTTGTTGTTTGCGGCTATGGCGATGTTGGCAAAGGGTGTGCGGAAGCGATGGCTGGTTTGGGTGCCCGAGTATATGTCACAGAAATCGATCCCATTTGCGCATATCAAGCAGCAATGAACGGTTTTCCTGTTGTGACAGTTGAGATGGCAGCGCCCATGGCAGATATTGTAATTACCGCAACAGGATGTAAAGGAGTTGTCAGAGCTGAGCACATGGAGATGATCAAAGACGGAGCCATTCTTTGCAATATTGGACATTTTGACTGCGAAATCGATGTCGATTGGTTAAACAGCAATCCCGATCTCTCCTGCGTGAATATCAAGCCTCAAGTGGATCAGTACATCTGGAAAGGCGGAGAAAAATCACTTCTTTTATTGGCTCAAGGTCGATTAGTCAATTTAGGCTGTGCCCATGGCCATCCTTCTTTTGTCATGTCCAATTCATTTTGCAATCAGATCCTTGCCCAAATCGAGTTGTGGACGAACCAAGGCGATTATCCGATCGGAGTCCACCGCCTTCCCAAGCTGCTCGATGAAAAAGTTGCCAGGCTGCATTTAAACAAACTCAGCGTACACCTGACAACGCTCTCTGAGGAACAAGCCGAATATCTAGGGATTTCCATAGAGGGCCCTTACAAAAGCGATCAATATTTGTATTAG
- the dnaA gene encoding chromosomal replication initiator protein DnaA, translating to MIGIYQKVGKMQAWDLFLKEMEREIGLETAKKWLYSLKVADFDACNLYLEAKDAFQVMWFEEHVRKKANKHLVNNNRKQIKVHLSVKGLGKPKKAASKVKNIPPAFTLAFDELDPLFTFDHFIPSESNLLAHKLLFKTTNYDPISSQVVSNPSELASFNPIFLFGGKGTGKTHLLMATAHAINCSHKKALYVRSETFTVHVVSAIRAGEMSLFRQAYRSVDVLLIDDVHLFSKKWATQEELFHTFNALHLAGKQIILSANCAPQELQHIEPRLISRFEWGIVLPLNPLPKEDMRKVIQRKAKAFDTQLHPKVEEFLLEMFSSTTNSIAAALESLLMRHHLRMREQKKASAPITVQLAKHLLKDLIEKESLSALTPEKIIQIVAEYFGICKQDILSKNQKREYVVPRQLAMYFCRQKLKIPYTKLGAVFGRDHSTVISSIKTVQSQLDENNKEVIDQLNGITKILHK from the coding sequence ATGATCGGTATATATCAAAAAGTTGGAAAAATGCAAGCTTGGGATCTTTTTCTTAAGGAGATGGAAAGAGAGATCGGTCTGGAAACAGCTAAGAAATGGCTGTATTCCCTTAAAGTGGCCGATTTCGATGCCTGCAATCTTTATTTGGAAGCTAAAGACGCTTTTCAAGTGATGTGGTTCGAGGAGCATGTCCGTAAGAAAGCGAATAAGCATCTTGTTAACAATAACCGGAAACAGATTAAAGTTCATTTATCGGTCAAAGGATTGGGCAAACCTAAAAAGGCGGCTTCAAAAGTCAAAAATATTCCTCCCGCCTTCACATTGGCTTTTGATGAATTAGACCCTCTTTTTACTTTCGACCACTTCATCCCCTCAGAATCAAACCTTCTTGCTCATAAGCTCTTGTTTAAAACGACAAATTACGACCCCATTTCATCACAAGTCGTTTCCAATCCCAGTGAGCTTGCGTCATTTAATCCAATTTTTTTATTTGGCGGCAAAGGAACTGGAAAAACCCATTTACTCATGGCGACAGCCCATGCAATCAATTGCAGCCATAAAAAAGCGCTTTACGTTCGATCAGAAACTTTCACTGTGCACGTAGTTTCGGCAATCCGTGCCGGCGAAATGAGCTTATTTCGACAAGCTTACCGTAGTGTTGATGTATTGTTGATTGATGACGTGCATCTATTTTCCAAAAAATGGGCGACTCAAGAGGAGCTTTTCCACACTTTCAATGCTCTTCATCTTGCCGGAAAGCAAATCATACTGAGCGCAAATTGCGCGCCTCAAGAATTGCAGCATATTGAGCCACGTCTTATCAGCCGTTTTGAGTGGGGAATTGTGCTGCCGCTCAATCCCCTTCCCAAAGAAGATATGCGAAAAGTGATTCAACGGAAAGCCAAAGCGTTTGATACTCAGCTTCATCCAAAAGTGGAAGAATTTTTGCTTGAGATGTTTTCCAGTACAACCAATTCGATTGCTGCTGCCCTTGAATCTTTGTTGATGCGGCATCATTTACGCATGCGGGAACAGAAAAAGGCGTCTGCGCCAATCACAGTTCAGCTGGCAAAACATTTACTGAAAGACTTGATCGAAAAAGAAAGTCTCTCCGCGCTGACTCCAGAAAAAATTATTCAGATTGTTGCCGAATATTTTGGCATCTGCAAGCAGGATATTCTTTCGAAAAACCAAAAAAGGGAATATGTTGTTCCTCGTCAGCTGGCGATGTATTTTTGCCGTCAAAAACTTAAAATTCCTTATACAAAATTGGGAGCGGTATTTGGCAGAGATCATTCAACAGTGATTTCCAGTATCAAAACCGTTCAATCACAGTTGGATGAAAACAATAAAGAAGTGATCGACCAATTAAACGGAATTACTAAAATTCTTCACAAATAA
- the yidC gene encoding membrane protein insertase YidC — MDRRTIFFVLSLSLTLLAVNMFFEHRNRDHLKEWHAQEKAKKQQKMIELQAEVANKTVSFQEMPTVSLASNDGKPLAKALRIGDAVITTRWTSQLPETVLVEDEELKLIFQSAEGPVVYAKNDRQLLKTADLPYFGNYELQLVSFNPDQVLLGSYIDGAFSIPVVELQSLKADVEENVEEVKLPHSAIALMKSGNAYLPVGLYLSKGNALIQLEQFKGLATETKKPMVPELQQEVEEAYYVLENDYQQLVFSTTGGALVEINLPFETGENQKSVVKEIEFDKEIEEQHPYDARFPLQSYYTPGESPTGPFVENSKGRLGGYYPLLRRDLIQKGAKPSIQVLPENYALNIVSKYPEIATLPYRVTHFDKNKIVFEASQNNRKIIKTYSFDEQKNAPYIVNLSITVEGDSRGLWLTTGVPDVEWISNAPAPALKYRLTRQGKVEVNNLDKPKDSLTMSTVVPDWICNSNGFFGIILDPLSPIDDGLRVLHIDGEEMPSRLVLVGEEYDRFQASKLPGYLMMLPLNSKGGTMNFRIFAGPFGDKTLTTVDHLYSNPETGYNPDYKGSQTFHGWFSFISAPFSKFLFVLMKFFHHLTGSWGISIILLTIALRVMLYPLNAWSTKSMLKMQQLQPEVQAIQEKHKKDPKKAQLEVTNLYMSRGVNPISGCFPMLIQLPFLIGMFDLLKSTFELRGAPFIPGWIDNLAAPDVLFSWKTPIFFIGNQFHLLPILLGVVMFIQQRTMSNAPKDPNLMTEQQRQQRTMGTMMTAVFSVMFYHFPSGLNIYWLSSMLLGILQQWWTQRKFKANPIEIQTVPLAKGKQKRKKR; from the coding sequence ATGGACAGACGTACGATCTTTTTTGTTTTATCCCTTTCCTTAACCCTTCTTGCCGTCAATATGTTTTTTGAGCACCGCAATCGGGATCATTTAAAGGAGTGGCATGCACAAGAAAAGGCTAAAAAACAGCAAAAAATGATCGAACTTCAAGCCGAAGTTGCCAATAAAACAGTTTCTTTTCAAGAGATGCCGACTGTTTCTCTTGCAAGCAATGACGGCAAACCTCTCGCCAAAGCGCTGCGCATCGGCGATGCCGTGATCACAACCCGCTGGACATCTCAACTGCCGGAAACTGTTCTCGTTGAGGATGAAGAACTCAAGTTGATTTTTCAATCCGCTGAAGGCCCGGTTGTCTACGCAAAAAACGATCGCCAGCTTCTCAAGACCGCCGATCTCCCCTATTTCGGCAATTATGAACTGCAGCTTGTCTCATTTAACCCGGATCAGGTTTTGCTTGGGAGCTACATCGATGGCGCATTCAGCATACCTGTCGTAGAATTGCAATCACTAAAAGCCGACGTCGAAGAAAATGTCGAAGAAGTTAAACTGCCGCACTCTGCAATCGCCCTAATGAAAAGTGGAAACGCTTATTTGCCTGTCGGTCTTTATTTATCAAAAGGGAATGCACTCATCCAGTTGGAACAGTTCAAGGGGTTGGCTACTGAAACCAAAAAGCCGATGGTTCCCGAGCTGCAGCAAGAAGTCGAGGAGGCATACTATGTTTTGGAAAACGACTATCAACAGCTCGTTTTCTCAACTACTGGAGGAGCGTTGGTTGAAATCAACCTTCCTTTTGAAACAGGTGAAAATCAAAAAAGCGTTGTCAAAGAGATCGAATTTGACAAGGAAATTGAAGAACAGCATCCTTATGACGCTCGTTTTCCACTCCAATCCTACTATACCCCCGGAGAGTCGCCAACCGGTCCTTTCGTAGAGAACAGCAAAGGACGCTTAGGCGGCTATTATCCATTGTTAAGACGGGATCTCATTCAAAAAGGAGCAAAACCTTCCATTCAAGTACTGCCGGAAAACTATGCACTCAACATCGTCTCAAAATACCCGGAAATTGCAACGCTTCCTTACCGAGTCACTCATTTCGACAAAAACAAAATTGTTTTCGAAGCATCTCAAAATAATCGAAAAATCATTAAAACCTACTCGTTCGACGAGCAAAAGAACGCACCTTATATTGTTAACTTATCCATCACTGTTGAAGGAGACTCCAGAGGCCTTTGGCTGACGACTGGAGTTCCCGATGTCGAATGGATTTCTAATGCACCTGCTCCGGCTTTGAAATACCGGCTGACACGACAAGGAAAGGTCGAGGTGAACAACCTCGATAAACCCAAGGATTCACTCACCATGAGTACTGTAGTTCCCGATTGGATCTGCAATTCAAACGGTTTTTTTGGAATTATCCTGGATCCTTTATCGCCCATTGACGATGGACTAAGAGTGCTGCATATCGATGGTGAAGAGATGCCTTCACGCCTTGTGCTTGTTGGAGAAGAGTACGACCGTTTTCAAGCATCCAAACTCCCGGGCTATCTCATGATGCTCCCTTTAAATTCAAAAGGGGGAACCATGAATTTTCGCATTTTTGCCGGACCGTTCGGAGATAAAACCTTGACAACAGTTGATCATCTCTACTCTAATCCAGAGACCGGCTACAATCCGGATTACAAAGGGTCGCAAACATTCCACGGATGGTTTTCATTCATTTCCGCTCCTTTCTCCAAGTTTCTTTTTGTCCTCATGAAATTTTTTCATCATCTGACAGGATCTTGGGGTATTTCTATCATCCTGCTTACAATTGCCTTGCGCGTGATGCTCTACCCTCTTAATGCATGGTCGACAAAATCGATGCTGAAAATGCAGCAGCTTCAACCGGAAGTGCAAGCGATTCAGGAAAAACACAAAAAAGATCCGAAAAAAGCGCAACTGGAAGTGACTAATCTCTACATGTCTCGCGGGGTGAATCCAATCTCCGGTTGTTTTCCCATGTTAATCCAGCTGCCATTTCTCATTGGAATGTTCGACCTGTTAAAATCGACCTTTGAACTTCGAGGGGCTCCTTTTATTCCCGGATGGATAGACAACCTTGCAGCGCCGGATGTTCTTTTCAGCTGGAAAACGCCGATTTTCTTTATCGGAAACCAATTTCACTTGCTCCCGATCCTACTTGGAGTTGTCATGTTCATTCAGCAACGGACGATGTCTAATGCTCCCAAGGATCCGAATTTAATGACTGAGCAGCAAAGACAGCAAAGGACAATGGGAACAATGATGACAGCAGTATTCTCTGTCATGTTCTACCACTTTCCATCCGGATTAAACATTTACTGGCTTTCATCTATGCTGCTAGGCATTTTGCAGCAATGGTGGACGCAGAGAAAATTCAAAGCAAATCCGATTGAAATTCAGACAGTTCCATTAGCAAAAGGAAAGCAAAAAAGAAAAAAAAGGTAG
- a CDS encoding bifunctional serine/threonine-protein kinase/formylglycine-generating enzyme family protein, with protein MNGTLRILGDYEIVKQIGQGALGSVFLAEHRFMKKPFALKVFPEDLCSDRGFIQRFEEEVAHLATLNHPHIVKIHNISYDQGIYFLVSDCIVDADGEHTNLYHHQQGQSRPLQEDEIYQMLHQIASALDYAHNIKGKGAGIAHRGIKLNNILVGRGSEGIHLYLSDFGLSKVMGSGTFLTRTYHSIAETLGISLQQGTIEMEKAIPLHQSFIQGYAFLAPEQKDAALKIEQNSLTDSYAFGVLAYYLLTKELPEGYFDLPSVRLDRPAYDWDQLVKFCMQKRPEERPAQLVSLMESLKKGSRTEPLKEKNQVAEVNLKPVLHHATLERPILDPNPASVFQVDPMVKQYTPEQKENIEIEPIHTEMVVIEGGTFTRGSSQGNRDEMPKHEISIDSFAIDIHPVTNEQFVRFLEAMEGIKDSNHNDLINLKESRIHRSRGKCTIESGYLKHPVVGVTWYGAVAYAKWLGKRLPTEAEWEVASQSHKDHAEYPTGNDIEKTQANFFSSDTTSVMSYPSNDNGLYDMAGNVYEWCQDWYGYNYYEISVQEPFNPTGPLQGVYRVLRGGCWKGLKEDLRSAKRHRNNPGTGNSTYGFRCAADVR; from the coding sequence ATGAATGGAACGTTGCGGATTTTAGGCGATTACGAAATCGTTAAGCAAATTGGGCAAGGAGCATTGGGAAGCGTGTTTCTTGCTGAACATCGGTTTATGAAAAAGCCATTTGCGTTGAAAGTTTTCCCTGAAGATCTCTGTTCGGATCGGGGGTTTATCCAACGGTTTGAAGAAGAGGTAGCGCATCTGGCGACTCTCAATCATCCCCATATTGTTAAGATCCATAATATTTCATACGATCAAGGCATCTATTTTCTCGTTTCTGATTGCATCGTAGATGCGGATGGTGAACACACGAACCTCTACCACCATCAACAAGGACAAAGCCGCCCTCTTCAAGAAGATGAAATTTACCAAATGCTCCATCAGATCGCTTCAGCGCTCGACTACGCCCATAATATTAAGGGGAAAGGAGCGGGAATTGCTCATAGAGGCATTAAATTGAATAATATCTTAGTTGGAAGAGGAAGTGAAGGGATTCACCTTTATCTTTCCGACTTTGGCCTTTCCAAAGTGATGGGATCAGGCACATTCCTTACCCGCACTTACCACTCCATTGCAGAAACGCTTGGTATTTCGCTGCAGCAGGGCACTATTGAGATGGAGAAAGCAATTCCTCTCCATCAATCATTTATTCAGGGATATGCATTTTTGGCGCCGGAACAAAAAGATGCAGCTCTTAAAATCGAGCAGAATTCGCTTACAGACAGTTATGCATTCGGAGTCTTAGCCTACTACTTACTGACTAAAGAACTGCCAGAAGGATATTTTGATCTTCCAAGCGTCCGGCTAGATCGTCCAGCATATGACTGGGACCAACTTGTTAAATTTTGCATGCAGAAACGTCCTGAAGAACGTCCTGCACAGCTTGTTTCGTTGATGGAATCTTTAAAGAAGGGGTCTCGAACAGAGCCACTTAAAGAAAAAAATCAGGTTGCAGAGGTTAATTTAAAACCCGTGCTTCATCACGCAACGTTAGAAAGGCCCATTCTCGATCCTAATCCCGCATCTGTTTTCCAAGTTGATCCGATGGTCAAACAATACACTCCTGAGCAAAAAGAGAATATCGAGATAGAGCCTATCCATACAGAAATGGTAGTGATTGAAGGGGGAACCTTTACTCGAGGAAGCAGTCAAGGCAACCGCGATGAGATGCCTAAGCACGAGATCTCGATAGACAGTTTTGCAATTGATATCCATCCCGTGACCAACGAACAATTTGTCAGATTCCTCGAAGCGATGGAAGGGATCAAAGATAGCAACCACAATGACTTGATCAATCTTAAAGAATCGCGCATCCATCGCAGCAGGGGGAAGTGCACGATTGAATCGGGCTATCTCAAACACCCCGTTGTTGGAGTCACTTGGTACGGGGCTGTTGCTTATGCAAAATGGTTAGGCAAACGGCTTCCGACAGAGGCTGAGTGGGAAGTTGCTAGCCAAAGCCATAAAGATCATGCGGAATATCCGACGGGAAACGATATTGAAAAGACGCAAGCGAATTTTTTCAGTTCCGATACAACATCCGTCATGAGTTACCCTTCAAATGACAACGGTCTTTATGACATGGCAGGAAATGTCTATGAATGGTGCCAAGACTGGTATGGCTATAATTATTACGAGATCTCTGTTCAAGAACCTTTTAACCCTACCGGGCCGCTGCAAGGGGTTTATCGTGTGCTTCGCGGCGGCTGTTGGAAAGGGTTGAAAGAAGATTTAAGGAGTGCAAAGCGGCACCGCAACAATCCGGGAACCGGCAATAGCACTTACGGTTTCCGATGTGCAGCGGATGTGAGGTGA